One genomic window of Kaistia geumhonensis includes the following:
- a CDS encoding type II toxin-antitoxin system VapC family toxin — protein MTDTLVDTNVLLDVLAKDSQWFAWSSRMLADALDQGAVVINQIVYAEVGSGFREKEALDEILTEHPFVREDLPWDAAFGAGQVYLAYRRRGGVRTAPLPDFFIGAHAASRGYRLLTRDRGNYAVYFPELQIISPERP, from the coding sequence ATGACTGACACGCTCGTCGACACGAATGTGCTGCTGGACGTGCTGGCGAAGGATTCGCAGTGGTTCGCATGGTCCAGCCGCATGCTTGCGGATGCGCTCGATCAGGGCGCTGTGGTGATCAACCAGATCGTCTATGCCGAAGTCGGCTCCGGCTTCCGCGAAAAAGAGGCGCTGGACGAAATCCTGACGGAGCATCCCTTCGTCCGCGAAGATCTGCCTTGGGATGCGGCCTTCGGCGCCGGACAGGTCTATCTCGCCTATCGCCGTCGCGGCGGGGTGCGGACCGCGCCGCTCCCCGATTTCTTCATCGGCGCCCATGCCGCATCGCGCGGCTATCGGCTGCTGACGCGCGACCGCGGCAACTATGCCGTCTATTTCCCCGAGCTCCAGATCATCTCGCCGGAGCGGCCATGA
- the tolQ gene encoding protein TolQ, which yields MGQAALDAPNLSLITLFLHAHIVVKCVMLGLALASIWSWAIIIDKVLLFGRVRRQIDRFEKVFWSGQSLEDLYRSLSSRPASAMAALFVAAMREWKRSFEAGARSPIGLQMRIDRVLDVTITRESERLESRLLFLATVGSAGPFIGLFGTVWGIMTSFQAIAASKNTSLAVVAPGIAEALMATALGLIAAIPAVIAYNKLSSSAGKITSRLEGFADEFSAILSRQIDERV from the coding sequence GTGGGCCAGGCCGCGCTTGACGCGCCGAACCTGTCCCTCATCACGCTGTTCCTCCACGCGCATATCGTCGTCAAGTGCGTGATGCTCGGCCTCGCCCTCGCTTCGATCTGGAGCTGGGCGATCATCATCGACAAGGTGCTGCTCTTCGGACGCGTGCGCCGCCAGATCGACCGCTTCGAGAAGGTCTTCTGGTCGGGCCAGTCGCTCGAGGACCTCTATCGCTCGCTGTCCAGCCGCCCGGCTTCGGCCATGGCGGCGTTGTTCGTCGCGGCGATGCGCGAGTGGAAGCGCTCCTTCGAGGCTGGCGCGCGTTCGCCGATCGGCCTGCAGATGCGCATCGATCGGGTGCTCGACGTCACGATCACGCGCGAGAGCGAGCGGCTCGAGAGCCGGCTGCTCTTCCTCGCCACCGTCGGTTCCGCCGGTCCGTTCATCGGTCTCTTCGGCACGGTCTGGGGCATCATGACGTCCTTCCAGGCCATCGCGGCCTCGAAGAACACTTCGCTCGCCGTCGTCGCGCCCGGCATCGCCGAGGCGCTGATGGCGACCGCGCTTGGTCTCATCGCCGCCATTCCCGCCGTCATCGCCTACAACAAGCTGTCGAGCTCCGCCGGCAAGATCACGTCGCGGCTCGAAGGCTTCGCCGACGAATTCTCGGCCATCCTGTCGCGCCAGATCGACGAGAGGGTGTAG
- the ruvC gene encoding crossover junction endodeoxyribonuclease RuvC, with protein MASVIRILGIDPGLRRTGWGLIESRGNALSYVAAGTVRAGLDGEMAQRLVELHAGLTKVVGAFQPDEAAVEATFVNKDAAGTLKLGQARGIALLVPALAGIPVAEYSPNAVKKTVVGAGHAEKAQIRMMVGVLLPKADFDSDDAADALAVAICHAHHRVSLARMKALAG; from the coding sequence ATGGCATCCGTGATTCGCATACTCGGCATCGACCCGGGCCTCAGGCGCACCGGCTGGGGGCTCATCGAGAGCCGCGGCAATGCGCTGTCCTATGTCGCCGCGGGCACGGTTCGCGCCGGCCTCGACGGCGAAATGGCGCAGCGCCTCGTCGAACTGCATGCCGGCCTCACCAAGGTCGTCGGCGCCTTCCAGCCCGACGAGGCGGCCGTCGAGGCGACCTTCGTCAACAAGGACGCGGCGGGAACGCTGAAGCTCGGCCAGGCGCGGGGCATCGCGCTGCTGGTGCCGGCGCTGGCCGGCATTCCGGTCGCCGAGTATTCGCCGAACGCGGTCAAGAAGACGGTCGTCGGCGCCGGGCATGCCGAGAAGGCGCAGATTCGCATGATGGTCGGCGTTCTCCTGCCGAAGGCAGATTTCGATTCCGACGATGCCGCGGACGCGCTCGCGGTCGCCATCTGCCACGCCCATCACCGCGTGTCGCTCGCTCGCATGAAGGCGCTGGCGGGCTAG
- a CDS encoding AbrB/MazE/SpoVT family DNA-binding domain-containing protein has protein sequence MRVNANGQVTLPKELLERVGIRPGEEVELGHDGNVITLRKIERGPPRELTKGEQLVARIAGTATANRDLSTDEIMKLLRGDD, from the coding sequence ATGCGCGTCAATGCGAACGGGCAGGTGACCCTGCCCAAGGAGCTGCTGGAGCGGGTCGGGATCCGTCCAGGCGAGGAGGTCGAGCTCGGCCATGACGGCAACGTCATCACGCTGCGCAAGATCGAGAGGGGCCCGCCGCGCGAGCTGACGAAGGGCGAGCAGCTCGTTGCGCGCATTGCGGGGACGGCCACGGCCAATCGTGACCTTTCCACGGATGAGATCATGAAGCTGCTGCGTGGCGATGACTGA
- the ybgC gene encoding tol-pal system-associated acyl-CoA thioesterase: MTGEIGTAEGMPSSGRHTADGHVLPVRIYFEDTDFSGVVYHASYIRFLERGRTEYVRLLGVHHSALDAGETGEPLAFAVHRLEVEFRRPARIDDVVEVVTRPKEIRGARIILSQKVRRGDELLVDATVTVVLVNRAGRPSRIPDALAERFAAAPQ; this comes from the coding sequence ATGACGGGCGAGATCGGAACCGCCGAGGGGATGCCCTCGTCCGGACGCCATACCGCCGACGGCCATGTGCTGCCGGTGCGCATCTATTTCGAGGACACGGATTTCTCGGGCGTTGTCTACCACGCCTCCTATATCCGCTTCCTGGAACGGGGCCGCACGGAGTATGTGCGCCTGCTCGGCGTGCATCATTCGGCACTCGATGCCGGCGAGACCGGCGAGCCGCTTGCCTTCGCGGTGCATCGGCTCGAGGTCGAGTTCCGGCGCCCGGCGCGGATCGACGACGTCGTCGAGGTCGTGACGCGGCCGAAGGAGATCCGCGGCGCGCGCATCATCCTGTCGCAGAAGGTCCGCCGGGGCGACGAGCTGCTGGTCGATGCGACGGTGACAGTCGTTCTCGTCAACCGCGCCGGCAGGCCGAGCCGGATCCCGGACGCGCTGGCGGAGCGCTTTGCCGCAGCGCCTCAATAA
- a CDS encoding cell envelope biogenesis protein TolA, with the protein MRTGLITSVLAHLLLLVWGLFGLPDTKPFDASTVEALPVELVPIADVTSLQKGKKTAEVKPTPSPEKSEKQQTPKPTPAPPKPTPPATPPPPKAEPTPPPPKPAEQPPAPTPPAEQAPPPEPPKETPPPPKQEPAPVKPAEPEKVAEAPPPPPAPKPRVKPAPPKPEQTAAVQKPQTPTQNATDSKFDPDRISALLDRQKPAGGAEANQNPESFGAAEARNPTAMMTQSELDALRAQVQRCWQLPVGWTDPREVTVTIRFKLNQDGTVNGTPSVEQYPASNYGTVAAEGAVRAILQCGPYQLPAEKYDQWSEVQMRFSPQL; encoded by the coding sequence ATGCGCACCGGGCTCATCACCTCCGTTCTGGCCCATCTGCTCCTGCTCGTCTGGGGCCTGTTCGGCCTGCCCGATACGAAGCCGTTCGACGCCAGCACCGTCGAGGCGCTGCCGGTCGAGCTGGTGCCGATCGCCGATGTGACGAGCCTGCAGAAGGGCAAGAAGACGGCAGAGGTGAAGCCGACGCCCTCGCCCGAGAAATCCGAGAAGCAGCAGACGCCGAAGCCGACGCCGGCGCCGCCGAAGCCGACGCCGCCGGCGACCCCGCCGCCGCCCAAGGCCGAACCGACACCGCCGCCGCCGAAGCCGGCCGAGCAGCCGCCCGCGCCGACGCCGCCGGCCGAACAGGCGCCGCCGCCGGAGCCGCCCAAGGAAACGCCGCCTCCGCCGAAGCAGGAGCCGGCCCCGGTGAAGCCGGCCGAGCCGGAAAAGGTCGCCGAGGCACCCCCGCCGCCGCCGGCCCCGAAGCCGCGCGTCAAGCCGGCGCCGCCGAAGCCTGAACAGACCGCGGCCGTCCAGAAGCCGCAGACGCCGACCCAGAACGCCACGGATTCGAAGTTCGATCCCGACCGCATCTCGGCACTGCTCGACCGGCAGAAGCCGGCGGGCGGGGCCGAGGCCAACCAGAACCCGGAGAGCTTCGGCGCCGCGGAGGCCCGCAACCCGACGGCTATGATGACGCAGAGCGAGCTCGACGCGCTGCGCGCGCAGGTTCAACGCTGCTGGCAGTTGCCGGTTGGCTGGACCGATCCGCGCGAGGTGACGGTGACGATCCGCTTCAAGCTCAACCAGGACGGTACCGTCAACGGGACGCCGAGCGTCGAGCAGTATCCGGCGAGCAATTACGGGACGGTCGCGGCGGAAGGCGCGGTACGCGCCATCCTGCAGTGCGGCCCCTATCAGCTTCCGGCTGAGAAATACGACCAGTGGAGCGAAGTGCAGATGCGCTTCAGTCCGCAGCTTTGA
- the tolR gene encoding protein TolR translates to MAMSVGGSGGGGGRRGGRRRRRSTAVMSEINVTPFVDVILVLLIIFMVSAPMLTAGVPIDLPETQAKALSADKDPISITIDPAGKIFLQETEVTLDELIPKLKAIATTGYDERIFVRGDKSSNYGAIMQVMGAISGAGYRNIGLVTISTDGG, encoded by the coding sequence ATGGCGATGTCGGTCGGCGGATCGGGCGGGGGAGGCGGCCGCAGGGGCGGGCGCCGGCGCCGGCGCTCGACCGCGGTCATGAGCGAGATCAACGTCACGCCGTTCGTCGACGTCATCCTCGTTCTGCTCATCATCTTCATGGTCTCGGCGCCGATGCTCACAGCCGGCGTTCCGATCGACCTGCCCGAGACGCAGGCGAAGGCGCTCTCGGCCGACAAGGACCCGATCTCGATCACCATCGATCCGGCGGGCAAGATCTTCCTGCAGGAAACCGAGGTCACGCTCGACGAGCTCATTCCGAAGCTGAAGGCGATCGCCACCACGGGCTATGACGAGCGCATCTTCGTGCGCGGCGACAAGAGCAGCAATTACGGCGCCATCATGCAGGTCATGGGCGCCATCTCCGGTGCCGGCTATCGCAACATCGGTCTGGTCACGATCAGCACCGACGGCGGATGA
- the ruvB gene encoding Holliday junction branch migration DNA helicase RuvB gives MSESRLVGAAARPDDDDERTLRPKVLADFVGQAQARANLSVFIEAARARKEALDHVLFVGPPGLGKTTLAQIVARELGVNFRATSGPVIAKAGDLAALLTNLEERDVLFIDEIHRLSPAVEEILYPAMEDFQLDLIIGEGPAARSVRIELSKFTLVGATTRLGLLTTPLRDRFGIPVRLQFYTVPELEHIVSRGARLMGIGMTADGAHEIARRSRGTPRIASRLLRRVRDFALVEGPGEIDRAVADKALIRLEVDAMGLDQLDRRYLSTIAASFGGGPVGIETIAAAIAEPRDAIEEIVEPYLIQQGLVQRTPRGRILTPHAFAHLGLAVPIAPSVVQMPLFEEDQ, from the coding sequence ATGAGCGAGAGCCGGTTGGTCGGCGCGGCAGCGCGGCCCGATGACGATGACGAGCGCACGCTGCGCCCGAAGGTCCTGGCCGATTTCGTCGGCCAGGCGCAGGCGCGCGCCAATCTCTCGGTGTTCATCGAGGCGGCGCGCGCGCGGAAGGAGGCGCTCGACCACGTTCTCTTCGTCGGACCGCCCGGCCTCGGGAAAACGACGTTGGCGCAGATCGTCGCGCGCGAACTCGGCGTCAATTTCCGCGCGACATCCGGCCCGGTGATCGCCAAGGCCGGCGATCTCGCGGCGCTTCTCACCAATCTCGAAGAGCGCGATGTGCTCTTCATCGACGAGATCCACCGCCTCTCGCCGGCGGTGGAGGAAATCCTCTATCCGGCCATGGAGGACTTCCAGCTCGACCTCATCATCGGCGAGGGGCCGGCGGCGCGCTCGGTGCGCATCGAACTCTCGAAATTCACGCTGGTCGGCGCGACGACGCGGCTCGGCCTCCTGACGACGCCGCTGCGTGACCGGTTCGGCATTCCGGTGCGGCTGCAGTTCTATACCGTGCCCGAGCTCGAACACATCGTCTCGCGCGGCGCGCGGCTGATGGGGATCGGCATGACGGCTGACGGTGCACACGAGATCGCGCGCCGCTCGCGCGGGACCCCGCGCATCGCGAGCCGGCTGCTGCGCCGCGTGCGCGACTTCGCGCTGGTGGAGGGCCCGGGGGAGATCGACCGGGCCGTCGCCGACAAGGCGCTGATCCGCCTCGAGGTCGATGCCATGGGGCTCGACCAGCTCGACAGGCGGTATCTCTCGACCATCGCCGCCTCGTTCGGCGGCGGGCCGGTCGGCATCGAGACGATCGCCGCCGCCATCGCCGAGCCGCGCGACGCGATCGAGGAGATCGTTGAGCCCTATCTCATCCAGCAGGGGCTGGTGCAGCGCACGCCGCGCGGCCGCATCCTGACGCCGCACGCCTTCGCCCATCTCGGTCTCGCCGTGCCGATCGCGCCGTCGGTCGTGCAGATGCCGCTCTTCGAGGAAGACCAATGA
- the ruvA gene encoding Holliday junction branch migration protein RuvA produces the protein MIGKLKGLVDSFGEDWVILDVGGVGYQVHCSTRTLQTLPAVGEAAVLAIETYVREDMIRLYGFASDVEREWFRLLMTVQGIGAKVALAILGVLKPGDLATAIAMGDKAQVARAQGVGPKVAARVVAELKDKAPAYASVEPGAIALNDAVAEKRAPQPVADAVSALVNLGYAQVQAASAVAAASRSAGEDATTQQLIRLGLKELAR, from the coding sequence ATGATCGGCAAGCTGAAGGGGCTCGTCGATTCCTTCGGCGAGGACTGGGTGATCCTCGATGTCGGCGGCGTCGGCTATCAGGTCCACTGCTCGACGCGCACGTTGCAGACGCTGCCCGCGGTCGGCGAGGCGGCGGTGCTCGCCATCGAAACCTATGTCCGCGAGGACATGATCCGCCTCTACGGCTTTGCCTCCGATGTCGAGCGTGAGTGGTTCCGCCTCCTGATGACCGTGCAGGGCATCGGCGCGAAGGTGGCGCTGGCGATCCTCGGCGTGCTGAAGCCGGGCGACCTCGCCACCGCCATCGCCATGGGCGACAAGGCGCAGGTCGCGCGGGCGCAGGGCGTCGGGCCGAAGGTGGCGGCGCGCGTCGTGGCCGAGCTCAAGGACAAGGCGCCGGCCTATGCCAGCGTCGAACCGGGCGCCATCGCCCTTAACGACGCGGTCGCGGAGAAGCGCGCCCCGCAGCCGGTTGCCGACGCGGTCTCGGCGCTGGTCAATCTCGGCTATGCGCAGGTGCAGGCGGCCTCCGCCGTCGCGGCCGCTTCGCGCAGCGCCGGCGAGGACGCGACGACGCAGCAATTGATCCGCCTCGGCCTCAAGGAACTCGCGCGGTGA